One region of Baekduia soli genomic DNA includes:
- a CDS encoding lysophospholipid acyltransferase family protein translates to MSAATPSRQRAHTGNGVVARAAPRRRPWLMRWVNSLPGSAAGLVEVARSATADVMGVIDPRHHPAGDPLELRDPDYIRRTLPGLRAMSEFYFRAEVRGLDNVPAGPVLLVGNHSGGWLIADTFVFSQAFYDHFGPERMFHQLTHDLVFKIPGLRAIITPFGAVPACPENMRRALARGATVLVYPGGDHETYRASWHEAEIDFAHRTGFARLALELGIPIVPVVAIGGQETALFLGQGERIARLLHLHELLRIDVAPVQVGPPVGLTVLDLPVRVPLPSKITIEVLPPIHLAEELGPDADAEHAYDLVTGRMQQALDRLAAARRYPLIG, encoded by the coding sequence ATGTCAGCGGCCACACCCTCGCGACAGCGTGCGCACACCGGCAACGGCGTGGTCGCACGGGCGGCGCCGCGGCGCCGCCCGTGGCTCATGCGCTGGGTCAACAGCCTTCCGGGCTCCGCCGCCGGGCTCGTCGAGGTCGCTCGCAGCGCCACCGCCGATGTCATGGGGGTCATCGACCCGCGCCACCATCCCGCCGGCGATCCGCTCGAGCTCCGCGATCCCGATTACATCCGCCGCACCCTTCCCGGCCTGCGGGCCATGTCGGAGTTCTACTTCCGTGCCGAGGTCCGCGGGCTCGACAACGTGCCGGCCGGCCCGGTCCTGCTCGTCGGCAACCACTCCGGCGGCTGGCTGATCGCCGACACCTTCGTGTTCAGCCAGGCCTTCTACGACCACTTCGGGCCGGAGCGCATGTTCCACCAGCTCACCCACGACCTCGTGTTCAAGATCCCGGGTCTCCGCGCGATCATCACGCCGTTCGGCGCCGTACCGGCGTGCCCGGAGAACATGCGCCGAGCGCTCGCGCGCGGCGCCACGGTGCTCGTGTATCCCGGCGGGGACCATGAGACCTACCGGGCGAGCTGGCACGAGGCCGAGATCGACTTCGCCCACCGGACCGGCTTCGCACGGCTCGCCCTGGAGCTCGGCATCCCGATCGTCCCGGTGGTCGCGATCGGCGGTCAGGAGACGGCGCTCTTCCTCGGCCAGGGTGAGCGCATCGCCCGGCTGCTGCACCTGCATGAGCTTCTGCGCATCGACGTCGCGCCCGTGCAGGTCGGCCCGCCCGTGGGGCTCACCGTCCTCGACCTGCCCGTGCGCGTCCCGCTGCCGTCGAAGATCACCATCGAGGTCCTCCCACCGATCCACCTGGCCGAGGAGCTCGGGCCCGACGCCGACGCCGAGCATGCCTACGACCTCGTCACCGGGCGGATGCAGCAGGCGCTCGACCGCCTGGCCGCCGCGCGCCGGTACCCGCTGATCGGCTGA
- a CDS encoding glycosyltransferase family 4 protein: protein MPAGHVYVRHLAHPDGEDGVRRLRDIPPPDGRRVPGGWWPPAMLDAAWIAEHHASFDVFHVHFGFDAKTPDELRAVVQALEHAHVPLVVTVHDLRNPHHSDTRLHEEQLSVLVEHAHEVVTLTPGARCVIMERWGRTARVLPHPHVVDWTTMQRPRPRRADFVVGIHAKSLRANMDVPSVAVVVADAVRQLPGAVLRIDVHDEVYEPGNHFYAPEVGGALERLARDNDAVTLCRHAYFTDDELWDYLIRLDVSVLPYRFGTHSGWLEACFDLGTAVVAPTCGFYGEQQPCSTYQHDEHELDAASLVAAVRHAYEHRPAPRADVDQRRRQRRQLADAHRTLYEEVLG, encoded by the coding sequence GTGCCCGCCGGCCACGTCTACGTCCGGCATCTCGCCCACCCTGACGGAGAGGACGGTGTGCGGCGGCTACGCGACATCCCGCCGCCGGACGGCCGTCGGGTGCCCGGCGGGTGGTGGCCACCGGCGATGCTCGACGCAGCGTGGATCGCCGAGCACCACGCATCGTTCGATGTCTTCCACGTGCACTTCGGCTTTGACGCCAAGACGCCTGACGAGCTCCGCGCGGTGGTGCAGGCCCTTGAGCACGCCCACGTGCCCCTGGTCGTCACGGTGCACGATCTGCGCAACCCCCATCACAGCGACACGCGGCTGCACGAGGAGCAGCTCTCGGTGTTGGTCGAGCACGCCCACGAGGTCGTGACGCTCACCCCTGGCGCCCGCTGCGTGATCATGGAGCGCTGGGGCCGGACGGCACGAGTGCTGCCGCATCCGCACGTGGTCGACTGGACGACGATGCAACGACCACGGCCCCGCCGTGCTGATTTCGTCGTCGGCATCCACGCCAAGAGCCTCAGAGCGAACATGGATGTGCCCAGTGTGGCGGTGGTGGTTGCCGACGCCGTGCGGCAGCTGCCCGGAGCCGTGCTGCGGATCGACGTCCACGACGAGGTCTACGAGCCGGGCAACCACTTCTACGCCCCTGAAGTCGGAGGCGCCTTGGAACGACTCGCGCGGGACAACGATGCCGTCACGTTGTGCCGTCACGCCTACTTCACCGATGACGAGTTGTGGGACTACTTGATCCGTCTGGACGTCTCGGTGCTGCCGTATCGCTTCGGTACCCACTCCGGCTGGCTCGAGGCCTGCTTCGACCTCGGCACCGCGGTCGTCGCGCCGACGTGCGGCTTCTACGGCGAGCAGCAGCCGTGCTCGACCTACCAGCACGACGAGCATGAGCTGGACGCGGCCTCGCTGGTCGCGGCCGTCCGCCACGCCTACGAGCACCGCCCGGCGCCGAGAGCCGATGTCGACCAGCGGCGCCGGCAGCGCCGTCAACTGGCCGACGCGCACCGGACGCTGTACGAGGAGGTGCTCGGGTGA
- a CDS encoding class I adenylate-forming enzyme family protein: protein MSDQSGAAADDLLADRSLPGRWVRQWAAGPDRAQITDVDGTEISTLQLEERTRRAAQGLIGAGLVPGDRVVLSAPTSAGFVQAYVAALRAGLVVVPMNTGYTRSEVEAVVSDARPAAAIVDSDERAGWIREAAGRPVEVLGPELRLPEAPDAVLDAAAAEDMALLVYTSGTTGRPKGVPLTHANLLASITGVGRAWRWTAEDRLLLTLPLFHVHGLGVGVNGVLAHGAAMDLRAGFDVADVAARARSGRVSLFFGVPAMYHRIADAGAADALRALRLVVSGSAPLPATLATAIGDAAGQLPLERYGMTETMMLTGNPYDGPRRPGTVGVPFPGVEVRLAADGEIQVRGPNVIGAYFNRPDADAEAFTDDGWFRTGDLGEHDADGYLRISGRSKDLVITGGFNVHPVEVEDALVSHPAVVEAAVVGRPSEAWGEEVTAVVVLEGPVSDADLRTHVAQRLAAYKVPKRFERVDRLPRNALGKVLRQSLR, encoded by the coding sequence ATGAGCGACCAGTCCGGCGCCGCGGCCGACGACCTGTTGGCCGACCGCAGCCTGCCCGGGCGCTGGGTGCGGCAGTGGGCGGCCGGTCCCGACCGCGCGCAGATCACCGACGTCGACGGCACGGAGATCTCCACGCTGCAGCTCGAGGAGCGCACGCGGCGCGCGGCCCAGGGGCTGATCGGGGCGGGGCTGGTCCCGGGCGACCGCGTGGTGCTCTCGGCGCCCACCTCGGCCGGCTTCGTGCAGGCCTACGTCGCCGCGCTGCGGGCGGGGCTCGTGGTCGTCCCGATGAACACGGGCTACACCCGGAGCGAGGTCGAGGCGGTCGTCTCCGACGCTCGGCCCGCCGCCGCGATCGTCGACAGCGACGAGCGCGCCGGCTGGATCCGCGAGGCGGCCGGACGCCCGGTCGAGGTGCTCGGCCCCGAGCTCCGGCTGCCGGAGGCGCCGGACGCCGTGCTGGACGCTGCCGCCGCCGAGGACATGGCCCTGCTGGTCTACACGTCGGGGACCACCGGCCGGCCCAAGGGCGTGCCGCTCACGCACGCCAACCTGCTGGCCAGCATCACGGGGGTCGGTCGTGCCTGGCGGTGGACGGCCGAGGACCGCCTGCTGCTCACGCTGCCGCTGTTCCACGTCCATGGGCTCGGCGTCGGCGTCAACGGGGTCCTGGCCCACGGGGCGGCGATGGACCTGCGCGCCGGGTTCGACGTCGCCGACGTCGCGGCGCGCGCCCGGTCGGGGCGGGTGTCGCTGTTCTTCGGCGTGCCGGCGATGTACCACCGGATCGCGGACGCCGGCGCAGCCGATGCCCTGCGGGCGCTGCGCCTGGTCGTCTCGGGCTCCGCGCCGCTGCCCGCCACCCTCGCGACGGCGATCGGCGACGCGGCCGGGCAGCTCCCGCTGGAGCGCTACGGCATGACCGAGACCATGATGTTGACGGGCAACCCCTACGACGGACCGCGCAGGCCGGGCACCGTCGGCGTGCCGTTTCCCGGCGTCGAGGTCCGGCTGGCCGCCGACGGCGAGATCCAGGTGCGCGGACCCAACGTCATCGGCGCCTACTTCAACCGCCCCGACGCCGATGCCGAGGCCTTCACCGACGATGGGTGGTTCCGGACCGGCGACCTCGGCGAGCACGACGCCGACGGCTACCTGCGGATCTCCGGGCGCAGCAAGGATCTCGTCATCACCGGCGGGTTCAACGTCCATCCGGTCGAGGTGGAGGACGCGCTGGTCTCCCATCCCGCCGTGGTCGAGGCCGCCGTCGTCGGCCGCCCGAGCGAGGCCTGGGGGGAGGAGGTCACCGCGGTCGTGGTCCTCGAAGGGCCCGTGTCGGACGCCGACCTGCGCACCCACGTCGCCCAGCGGCTCGCCGCGTACAAGGTGCCCAAGCGCTTCGAACGGGTCGACCGGCTGCCGCGCAACGCGCTGGGCAAGGTCCTGCGCCAGTCGCTGCGCTGA
- the sqr gene encoding type III sulfide quinone reductase, selenoprotein subtype, translating to MSRRIVILGGGTGGTLAANRLRRVCGADVEIIVVDRDDRHVYQPGLLFVPFGLAEPEEIVRSRRAQLHDGVDFRLAEVEHVDAPASTVHLAGGETIAYDVLVVASGAALLPEETEGLGGAGWGQEVFTFFELESATALAAALAELDRGRLVVNPVDMPIKCPVAPLEFCFLADWYLRERGVRDAVQITYVTSLDAAFTKPVASAHLAGLLAAKGIALETEFATGQVDGAQGRLVSYDDREVPFDLLVSIPLHGGPAHVGRSPGLGDELGFVATDPHTLQARVAPNVFALGDATNLPTSKAGSVTHFEGDTLVANIAHHLAGEPLEPSFDGHSNCFIETGFHKALLIDFNYDVEPLPGRFPEPHLGPLALLKESRMNHMAKLAFQWMYWHVLLPGRDLPGISPQLQLAGKDLSQLPTLQGGPR from the coding sequence ATGTCACGGCGCATCGTCATCCTCGGCGGCGGGACCGGCGGCACGCTGGCCGCCAACCGGCTGCGCCGCGTCTGCGGCGCCGACGTCGAGATCATCGTGGTCGACCGCGACGACCGCCACGTCTACCAGCCGGGTCTGCTGTTCGTGCCGTTCGGGCTGGCCGAGCCCGAGGAGATCGTGCGCTCGCGCCGTGCGCAGCTGCACGACGGCGTCGACTTCCGCCTGGCCGAGGTCGAGCACGTCGACGCGCCGGCGAGCACGGTCCACCTCGCAGGCGGCGAGACCATCGCCTACGACGTCCTGGTGGTCGCCTCGGGCGCGGCCCTGCTGCCCGAGGAGACCGAGGGCCTGGGCGGTGCCGGGTGGGGCCAGGAGGTCTTCACGTTCTTCGAGCTGGAGTCCGCGACCGCTCTGGCGGCCGCGCTGGCGGAGCTCGACCGCGGGCGGCTGGTGGTCAACCCGGTCGACATGCCGATCAAGTGCCCGGTGGCGCCGCTGGAGTTCTGCTTCCTCGCCGACTGGTACCTCCGCGAGCGCGGCGTCCGCGATGCCGTGCAGATCACCTACGTCACGTCGCTGGACGCGGCGTTCACCAAGCCGGTCGCCTCGGCGCACCTCGCCGGGCTGCTCGCCGCCAAGGGCATCGCCCTGGAGACGGAGTTCGCCACGGGGCAGGTCGACGGCGCCCAGGGCCGCCTCGTCAGCTACGACGATCGCGAGGTGCCCTTCGACCTGCTGGTCAGCATCCCGCTGCACGGAGGCCCCGCCCACGTCGGGCGCTCGCCGGGCCTGGGCGACGAGCTGGGCTTCGTGGCCACCGACCCGCACACCCTGCAGGCCCGCGTCGCGCCGAACGTCTTCGCCCTGGGCGACGCGACCAACCTCCCGACCTCCAAGGCCGGGTCGGTGACGCACTTCGAGGGCGACACGCTCGTCGCCAACATCGCCCACCACCTCGCCGGCGAGCCCCTCGAGCCGTCCTTCGACGGGCACAGCAACTGCTTCATCGAGACCGGCTTCCACAAGGCGCTGCTCATCGACTTCAACTACGACGTCGAGCCGCTGCCGGGCCGGTTCCCCGAGCCCCACCTCGGCCCGCTGGCGCTGTTGAAGGAGTCGCGGATGAACCACATGGCCAAGCTCGCCTTCCAGTGGATGTACTGGCACGTGCTGCTGCCCGGTCGCGACCTGCCCGGCATCAGCCCGCAGCTGCAGCTCGCCGGCAAGGACCTCTCCCAGCTCCCCACCCTCCAAGGAGGACCACGATGA
- a CDS encoding ribosome hibernation promotion factor, translating to MQVSLTARTTMSAEQRRRVTRRLEALEPLASSPILAAYVRIDRDDNPSIARPCHAEGEIDVNGHRIRAHVAGASTEMAIDDLGDHLERQLRRLAERRITRRRETGEAQPGEWRHGDLPTQRPEYFPRPPEQRQVVRRKTFALEPMTPLQAAADMVDLDHDFYLFHDVRTDDDAVVHRLREDGRLGLIEAGESAPETDRRWLVVEPNRFSEPVVLEAAIEEMTGIDHRFLYFVDADRARGAVIYRRYDGHYGLIEAQP from the coding sequence ATGCAGGTCTCGCTCACGGCCCGCACGACGATGTCAGCGGAGCAGCGACGCCGCGTGACGCGGCGACTCGAGGCGCTGGAGCCGCTGGCCTCCAGCCCGATCCTCGCCGCATACGTGCGCATCGACCGCGATGACAACCCGAGCATCGCCCGCCCCTGCCACGCCGAAGGCGAGATCGACGTCAACGGCCACCGCATCCGTGCGCACGTCGCCGGTGCGTCGACCGAGATGGCGATCGACGATCTGGGCGACCACCTGGAGCGCCAGCTGCGACGGCTCGCCGAGCGCCGCATCACCCGCCGGCGTGAGACCGGCGAGGCGCAACCCGGCGAGTGGCGGCACGGCGACCTGCCGACGCAGCGTCCCGAGTACTTCCCGCGCCCGCCTGAGCAGCGTCAGGTCGTCCGCCGCAAGACGTTCGCGCTCGAGCCCATGACGCCGCTGCAGGCGGCCGCCGACATGGTCGACCTCGACCACGATTTCTACCTCTTCCATGACGTCCGCACCGACGACGACGCCGTCGTTCACCGGCTTCGCGAGGACGGCCGCCTCGGCCTGATCGAGGCCGGCGAGTCCGCACCGGAGACCGACCGGCGATGGCTCGTGGTCGAGCCGAACCGGTTCTCGGAACCCGTCGTGCTGGAGGCCGCGATCGAGGAGATGACCGGCATCGACCACCGGTTCCTCTACTTCGTCGACGCCGACCGCGCGCGCGGCGCCGTGATCTACCGCCGCTACGACGGCCACTACGGCCTGATCGAGGCGCAGCCATGA
- a CDS encoding GFA family protein → MDTQPETLTGRCMCGAVTYSVTAEASQAVICHCVDCQRQTGTAFTAVVSVPADALEMEGDTMATYATTGTDHGQPTRRTFCSACGSPLVTHGAYPGLAFLKVGTLDDQSWIDVGVEIWCSSKPAWSPPFSGTQTAERDAAL, encoded by the coding sequence GTGGACACCCAGCCCGAAACCCTGACCGGGCGCTGCATGTGCGGCGCCGTGACGTACTCCGTGACCGCCGAGGCCTCGCAGGCGGTCATCTGCCACTGCGTGGACTGCCAGCGACAGACCGGCACGGCGTTCACAGCCGTCGTCAGCGTGCCCGCCGATGCCCTGGAGATGGAGGGCGACACGATGGCCACCTACGCCACGACCGGAACCGACCACGGTCAGCCGACCAGGCGCACCTTCTGCTCGGCCTGCGGGTCGCCGCTGGTCACCCACGGCGCCTACCCCGGTCTGGCCTTCCTCAAGGTCGGAACGCTGGACGACCAGTCCTGGATCGACGTCGGGGTGGAGATCTGGTGCAGCTCCAAGCCGGCGTGGTCGCCGCCGTTCTCCGGCACCCAGACCGCCGAGCGCGACGCCGCGCTGTAG
- a CDS encoding dihydrofolate reductase family protein, whose product MPLFTALAKEGRRGVRLEVMRTVIYSMSMSLDGYVNGPDGSFDWGAPDAELHQFHNDRVRTQTHQVCGRNLYEIMRYWETPQDDWGPIEHDFAGVWNPLSKIVVSSTLTDADLGPNARLATASVADEVRAITEGVVGVGGATLASALAREDLIDDYSVFVYPVLVGGGTPFFATDVSQTSLTLVEHRQFAGGVTHLHYRRE is encoded by the coding sequence ATGCCGCTCTTCACGGCGCTCGCGAAGGAGGGCCGGCGCGGGGTTAGGCTCGAGGTCATGCGGACCGTCATCTACTCCATGAGCATGTCGCTCGACGGCTACGTCAACGGGCCGGACGGGTCCTTCGACTGGGGCGCGCCCGACGCGGAGCTCCACCAGTTCCACAACGACCGGGTCCGGACCCAGACGCATCAGGTCTGCGGGCGCAACCTCTACGAGATCATGCGCTATTGGGAGACGCCGCAGGACGACTGGGGGCCGATCGAGCACGACTTCGCCGGCGTGTGGAATCCGCTGTCGAAGATCGTCGTCTCGAGCACGCTGACCGACGCCGACCTCGGGCCCAACGCGCGGCTGGCGACCGCGTCGGTCGCAGATGAGGTCCGGGCGATCACCGAGGGCGTCGTCGGCGTGGGCGGGGCCACGCTCGCATCGGCGCTCGCGCGCGAGGACCTGATCGACGACTACTCGGTCTTCGTCTACCCGGTGCTGGTTGGTGGCGGGACGCCGTTCTTCGCGACCGACGTCAGTCAGACGTCGCTGACGCTCGTCGAGCACCGGCAGTTCGCCGGTGGGGTGACCCACCTCCACTACCGGCGCGAGTAG
- a CDS encoding metallophosphoesterase family protein: MALDSEIDSSPAAARTSAQMAWLKDDLAAHPNRCLAAMWHQPAYSNDPLHGDDPTMQVYFAALHDAGADLVLNGHVHAYERWAELGADGLPQAGGTREIINGLGGANITAVDTGRPGQEVVYNANYGLLKLNLAADGYSWTWLNAPDNTSPGVSGQLDDSGTGTCH; this comes from the coding sequence GTGGCCCTGGACTCCGAGATCGACTCCTCGCCGGCGGCGGCCAGGACCTCGGCGCAGATGGCCTGGCTCAAAGACGATCTCGCCGCCCATCCCAACCGGTGCCTGGCGGCCATGTGGCACCAGCCGGCCTACAGCAACGACCCGCTGCACGGCGACGACCCCACGATGCAGGTCTACTTCGCCGCCCTGCATGACGCCGGAGCCGATCTCGTGCTCAACGGCCACGTCCATGCCTACGAACGCTGGGCCGAACTCGGCGCCGACGGCCTCCCACAAGCGGGCGGCACCCGCGAGATCATCAACGGCCTCGGCGGCGCCAACATCACCGCCGTCGACACCGGGCGCCCCGGCCAGGAAGTCGTCTACAACGCCAACTACGGACTGCTCAAGCTGAACCTGGCCGCCGATGGCTACAGCTGGACGTGGCTCAACGCCCCCGACAACACCAGCCCCGGCGTCAGCGGCCAACTCGACGACTCCGGCACCGGCACCTGCCACTGA
- a CDS encoding PKD domain-containing protein, which produces MTIDSPLDGRTFYAGEPITYAATVTDPGWGMLADAAIAWTEDGAAIGTGPRITRSGTPIGTHTIAVTATNADGLSASASITVRVAAAENHAPAVAITDPADNSEFPAGVDPVTSERYADVKFTAKATDPDGDPPTFQWWDSIDGGPYAQVAFELSPTLRLHARPPAPGEDTTHDLILVASDGTNRSTAAIRVRIYTID; this is translated from the coding sequence GTGACGATCGACTCGCCGCTGGACGGGCGCACCTTCTATGCCGGAGAGCCGATCACCTACGCCGCCACGGTCACCGACCCGGGATGGGGCATGCTCGCCGACGCGGCGATCGCCTGGACCGAGGACGGCGCGGCGATCGGGACCGGACCCCGGATCACACGCTCCGGCACGCCGATCGGCACGCACACCATCGCGGTCACGGCCACCAACGCGGACGGGCTGAGCGCGAGCGCGAGCATCACCGTGCGCGTGGCCGCGGCCGAGAACCACGCTCCGGCCGTCGCGATCACCGACCCGGCCGACAACAGCGAGTTCCCGGCCGGGGTCGACCCCGTCACGAGCGAGCGCTACGCCGACGTGAAGTTCACGGCCAAGGCCACCGACCCCGACGGCGATCCGCCCACCTTCCAGTGGTGGGACAGCATCGACGGCGGCCCATACGCGCAGGTCGCCTTCGAGCTGTCCCCCACGCTGCGGCTCCACGCGCGGCCGCCCGCCCCCGGCGAGGACACCACGCACGACCTCATCCTCGTCGCGTCGGATGGCACGAACCGCTCGACCGCCGCGATCCGCGTCCGGATCTACACCATCGACTGA
- a CDS encoding STAS domain-containing protein — MTGHPAPAPFGLSQDLRDDGTTVVSVSGELGIVSAPVLREALDVLAGERRTVVVDLREVSFMDSSGLNLLIRVKQRAHGDGGSIRVAPDIPAQVARLFELTATTDYLLSE; from the coding sequence ATGACCGGCCATCCCGCTCCTGCACCTTTTGGGCTGTCACAGGACCTTCGCGACGACGGCACCACCGTCGTGTCGGTCTCGGGCGAGCTGGGCATCGTCTCGGCGCCCGTCCTGCGTGAGGCGCTGGACGTCCTGGCCGGCGAGCGGCGGACGGTGGTCGTGGACCTGCGCGAGGTCAGCTTCATGGATTCCTCCGGGCTGAACCTCTTGATCCGAGTCAAGCAGCGCGCCCACGGCGACGGCGGGTCCATCCGCGTGGCACCGGACATCCCGGCCCAGGTCGCCCGGCTCTTCGAGCTGACGGCAACGACGGACTACCTGCTCTCGGAGTAG
- a CDS encoding DsrE/DsrF/DrsH-like family protein — protein sequence MAETLEQPLAAATVRPETIEKVSIVVSKGSLEGIYPGLIMANGARMEGIEANVFFTFFGLDAIRRGRQAKIKVATVGNPGMHVPTWLGAIPGMSAIATKMMQRQMEKLDIPPIREFVELISDSGAGLYACKASVDMFKLTEQDFVDQVDGVMTVGEFYALAGGGEIIFT from the coding sequence ATGGCCGAGACACTCGAACAGCCGCTCGCCGCGGCGACCGTGCGGCCCGAGACGATCGAGAAGGTGTCGATCGTCGTGTCCAAGGGGTCGCTGGAGGGCATCTACCCCGGCCTCATCATGGCCAACGGCGCCCGGATGGAGGGCATCGAGGCCAACGTGTTCTTCACGTTCTTCGGCCTCGACGCCATCCGGCGCGGCCGTCAGGCCAAGATCAAGGTCGCGACGGTCGGCAACCCGGGCATGCACGTGCCCACCTGGCTCGGCGCGATCCCCGGCATGTCGGCGATCGCGACGAAGATGATGCAGCGCCAGATGGAGAAGCTCGACATCCCGCCGATCAGGGAGTTCGTGGAGCTCATCTCCGACTCCGGCGCCGGGCTGTACGCCTGCAAGGCCAGCGTGGACATGTTCAAGCTCACCGAACAGGACTTCGTCGACCAGGTCGACGGCGTGATGACCGTGGGCGAGTTCTACGCGCTGGCCGGCGGTGGCGAGATCATCTTCACCTGA
- a CDS encoding TusE/DsrC/DsvC family sulfur relay protein encodes MTPETLEGTPVELDAEGFFLRPEQWTRDMADAIARENGIAELTDRHWTVIDFMRTTYLDTGSAPSIRSLGKLSGVPIKELYGLFPKGPAKLAAKIAGIPKPRGCI; translated from the coding sequence ATGACGCCCGAGACCCTCGAGGGCACTCCGGTCGAGCTCGACGCGGAGGGCTTCTTCCTCCGTCCCGAGCAATGGACCCGCGACATGGCCGACGCGATCGCGCGCGAGAACGGCATCGCCGAGCTCACCGACCGCCACTGGACGGTCATCGACTTCATGCGCACCACGTACCTCGACACCGGCTCGGCCCCGAGCATCCGCTCGCTGGGCAAGCTGTCCGGCGTCCCGATCAAGGAGCTCTACGGGCTCTTCCCCAAGGGCCCGGCGAAGCTCGCGGCCAAGATCGCGGGGATCCCCAAGCCCCGCGGCTGCATCTAG
- a CDS encoding glycosyltransferase, which yields MNPLRVALIAASGFPVAEPFAGGLEAHVWSLADGLRRRGHHVTLFAGPGSDSRLGVELLDLRRPCISDAAQRDTSMVAPAWLDEHHAYLQLMIRLTRTGAAEFDVVHNHSLHHLPIAMASAVPVPIISTLHTPPTPWLESAIQVHDDCPVTFVAVSRHTAGAWSHVLRTAEVVHNGVDVRRWRAGPGGGPLVWFGRLTPEKGAHQAIDAAVLAGRPVVLAGPVADRRYFDAEVRPRLAQPGVEYRGHLEHDALVELVGRAAASVVTPCWDEPYGLVVAEALACGTAVCAFARGALPELIDDEFGRLVAPGDVHGLAAALLDADALSRDAARRHAVDHCSLETMINRYCALYGSLTMSVAA from the coding sequence GTGAACCCACTCCGCGTTGCGCTCATCGCGGCATCGGGGTTCCCGGTCGCCGAGCCGTTCGCCGGCGGGCTGGAGGCACACGTCTGGTCGCTGGCCGACGGCCTGCGCCGCCGCGGTCACCACGTGACCCTCTTCGCCGGCCCGGGCTCCGACTCACGCCTCGGAGTCGAGCTGCTGGACCTGCGACGACCATGCATCAGCGACGCGGCGCAGCGCGACACGAGCATGGTCGCACCGGCCTGGCTCGACGAGCATCACGCCTATCTCCAGTTGATGATCCGTCTCACGCGCACCGGCGCGGCGGAGTTCGACGTCGTCCACAACCACAGCCTCCATCACCTCCCGATCGCGATGGCCTCCGCCGTCCCGGTCCCGATCATCTCGACGCTGCACACGCCGCCGACTCCCTGGCTGGAATCCGCGATCCAGGTGCACGACGACTGCCCGGTCACCTTCGTCGCCGTGAGCCGTCACACGGCCGGCGCGTGGTCACACGTGCTGCGCACCGCCGAGGTGGTGCACAACGGCGTCGACGTGAGGCGTTGGCGGGCCGGCCCGGGCGGCGGGCCGCTGGTGTGGTTCGGGCGCTTGACACCCGAGAAGGGCGCGCATCAGGCGATCGACGCGGCGGTCCTGGCCGGGCGCCCCGTGGTCCTGGCCGGACCCGTCGCCGACCGGCGGTATTTCGACGCCGAGGTGCGGCCACGCCTGGCTCAGCCCGGCGTGGAGTACCGCGGTCACCTGGAGCACGACGCGCTGGTCGAACTCGTCGGCCGGGCCGCGGCAAGTGTGGTCACCCCCTGCTGGGACGAGCCCTACGGCCTGGTCGTGGCCGAGGCGCTGGCCTGCGGCACCGCGGTCTGCGCGTTCGCCCGGGGCGCACTGCCCGAGTTGATCGACGACGAGTTCGGCCGCCTCGTCGCCCCGGGCGACGTGCACGGGCTGGCCGCCGCGCTGCTCGACGCTGACGCCCTGTCGCGCGACGCCGCCCGCCGCCATGCGGTCGACCATTGCTCGTTGGAGACGATGATCAACCGGTACTGCGCGCTCTATGGATCGCTCACCATGTCCGTGGCCGCGTGA